The nucleotide sequence GGTTCTATCTGAGGTTGTCTTACTCTGTGAGGTCTTTTGTTTCTGTCTTTGAGGCCTTCTAAACCGTACTTTTTGTATCTATTTTTCCACTTGTAGAAGGTGGTTGGACTTATTCCGAAGTATCTGCAGGTTAGTCTTGCATTTTGGTGTTTTTCGTAATGTTGAATCCATTTAAGTCTTTTTCTCACGTTTGGGTCTTTTGTTAGGTCGAGTTTGGTTTTTATTTTCGTTCCTCTTTTGATTGTTTTTTTGAAGGGTGTATTTGATATGTGCAGGGATGCACCTTTGAATTTCTTTAATTGTTTCATTGGTGGACACCTCCTTTTGTTGGAGTTCAAATCTTATTTTAGGGTGTCCACCTTCTTTCTGAACTTCAACAGCTTAATCCTCTTAACTTTACGTAATATGTCAAATAGTATATCGGGTTAAACTCAAGTCCAACGTAGCCTGAAACTATTAGTGCGCCTGTAGATTCCGACGTGTAACCATTTGAATACTTCTTATTCGCTACTTTTACCTCTGAGTGAAAAAGGTTAACGTTTGGACCTATTTCAAGTTTTAAACCGTTGTTATTAAAGTAATTCAAAGGTTGGTAGTAAAAGGTTAAATTAAAATCATCTATGTCCAACTTAGAGGATACAGGGTCGCCTTTTGAAAAGGAAGTGTCCTTGAATGTAAAGTCCTTTGAGGCTTCTCCATGACCTGAAAAGTGTAACTTTCTGTATTCAACCCTAAAATCAGGAATAAAGGGAACGTTTTCAAGTGAGTAGAAGCCAGAGTAGCCAATGGTTCTTGAGAGATGGAGGTCTCCTTTTAATCCTGGTTTACCACTTCCATTTTTATCTTCAACTGTTCCGTGGGGAGTAAGGTTACAGAGATTAAGGTTTAGATATTCTATTGTAGCAGCTTTAATTTTGGATGGTACTGGAAATACGTTCGTAAGGAAAAGAATTATAAAAAATTTCACTACTGTTTTTAACATTTTCTTTACTCCTCTTATTTTCAAGAATTTTATTGTAAGCCAACTTGAGGAGACTTAAGAAATCTTGAGATTCAAAGGGAGCTAATGCCCAACCTATAATAACTTTAAGTTTATCCTCCATTAAATTCTCCAGTCTTCTTTTAATTCTGTTCTCTATAATACTTACCGATACTACAGAGTTTGTATTAATAGCCGCTATGTACAAATCACCAGCTGCCTTGAATATTGTATCTGTCGGACGAAATGAGTTAGCAATAACCGTATCAATTTCAAATTTTTTAGATTCAGGTATTTCCTCTATGTTTTCTATGTTTATTACTACGATGTAGGTTTTGTAATTTCCAAATTGACTTCTGTTTAGGAAACGGGAGACTTTCCAGTTAAATTTTTCGAAGTTATCAAAAATAAATTTTTCCATAACCTCTTCCCCTCAATTTATACTTAATAATATCATAAGGTATATCCATTTTCTATATAAAGTAAGTATTGAGAAAATTGATGACCAATTCCTCAACAGGACGTATAATCAAATAGAACCAAATTTGAGGATTCCATGATTCTTTACCCTACGTTGGTTCTCGACAAAACCTATACCCCTGTAACAATTTTTTCCCACAAAAAGGCCTTCCTTTTGGAGCTCCTCAACAAGTGTGAAGTTTTAGAGCACTACGAACGTATTAAACTCCACTCTCCATCCTGTGAATTTCCCGCTCCCCTCGTTATAAAGATACCGGTTCTTTTTAGGCACTGGCAGAGCTCCCCAACAAGGAGGGCTCTCTTCATAAGAGACAACTTTACATGCGCTTACTGCGGAAAGACCGTTAAGGACAACGAGGCAACTGTTGACCATTTAGTTCCCAAAAGCAGGGGTGGAAAGTGGGAGTGGGAAAACCTTGTAACATCCTGCTCAGAGTGTAACCAGAGAAAGGGAAACAGGACACCAAAGGAGGCAGGTATGGAACTCCTCTTCAAACCCAAAAGGCCATCGACCATCCAGATTGCACTGAACAGGTGGAAATCGAAGTTCAACGAAGAGTTTTTGAGAGCTCTCTCAACTTACGGGATTAGAAGTATAAACGTTAGTATAGGGTAAGCTCCCAAAGGAGCCTACCTCTCAATCCAGTAGTTTGGAGCTTCCTTGGTTATTATCACATCGTGAACGTGGGATTCCTTTAGTCCTGCAGATGTTATCTTCACAAATCTTGCCTTCCTTCTCATCTCCTCAATGTTTACAGCTCCACAGTAACCCATTCCAGCCCTTAAACCTCCAACTAACTGGTGAATCGTATCTGCAAGTGGGCCCCTGTACGGAACCATTCCCTCAATACCCTCTGGAACTAACTTCTTCTCCTCAACCTCAGACTGGAAGTACCTATCCTTACTTCCCTTCTTCATTGCACCTAAGGAACCCATTCCCCTGTAAACCTTGTAGCTTCTTCCCTGGTAGAGAATTACCTCTCCGGGAGCCTCTTTAGTTCCCGCAAAGAGGCTTCCAATCATTACCACTCTTGCACCGGCACCTATGGCCTTTGCAATGTCTCCTGAAAACTTTATACCACCATCAGCAATTATTGAAACGTCGTACTTGTCTGCAACCTTTGAACACTCCGCAACTGCCGTTAGCTGCGGAACTCCAACTCCTGCAACAATTCTCGTTGTGCAGATTGAACCGGGTCCTATTCCAACCTTTACAGCATCCGCTCCGGCCTTGATGAGCGCCTCCGTTGCTTCGGGTGTTGCAACGTTTCCAGCAATTATGTCCATATTGGGGAAAAGTCCCTTCAACTTCTCTACAGTTTCAAGAACTCCTTTCGAGTGTCCATGGGCAGTGTCTATAACGATAACGTCAACTCCGGCCTCTATTAGAGCTTCAGCCCTCCTTACTGCCTCGGGACCAACGCCAACTGCTGCTCCAACCCTTAACCTTCCCAATTCATCCTTGCAGGCGTTTGGATACTTCTCCCTCT is from Balnearium lithotrophicum and encodes:
- a CDS encoding helix-turn-helix domain-containing protein — translated: MKQLKKFKGASLHISNTPFKKTIKRGTKIKTKLDLTKDPNVRKRLKWIQHYEKHQNARLTCRYFGISPTTFYKWKNRYKKYGLEGLKDRNKRPHRVRQPQIEPELELLIITVREKFPTWSKEKISVFIEKYLNIKVSPSTIYRVLKRNNLIERTRKLTWNFKKRKQIGKKNRTRRGLRADKPGTVLIDVKYLYWCGKT
- a CDS encoding HNH endonuclease; this encodes MILYPTLVLDKTYTPVTIFSHKKAFLLELLNKCEVLEHYERIKLHSPSCEFPAPLVIKIPVLFRHWQSSPTRRALFIRDNFTCAYCGKTVKDNEATVDHLVPKSRGGKWEWENLVTSCSECNQRKGNRTPKEAGMELLFKPKRPSTIQIALNRWKSKFNEEFLRALSTYGIRSINVSIG
- the guaB gene encoding IMP dehydrogenase, whose translation is MLDREVKEALTFDDVLLVPNYSEVLPTQVDVRTRLTKRITLNIPIMSAAMDTVTEAELAIAIAREGGIGIIHKNMSIEEQAEEVDRVKRSESGMIVKPVTVRPDQTISEAENLMRKYKISGLPVVDNSGKLLGIITNRDIRFVRDFSKKIEEVMTRENLITVPVGTTLEEAKEILHKYKIEKLPVVDENGYLKGLITIKDIEKREKYPNACKDELGRLRVGAAVGVGPEAVRRAEALIEAGVDVIVIDTAHGHSKGVLETVEKLKGLFPNMDIIAGNVATPEATEALIKAGADAVKVGIGPGSICTTRIVAGVGVPQLTAVAECSKVADKYDVSIIADGGIKFSGDIAKAIGAGARVVMIGSLFAGTKEAPGEVILYQGRSYKVYRGMGSLGAMKKGSKDRYFQSEVEEKKLVPEGIEGMVPYRGPLADTIHQLVGGLRAGMGYCGAVNIEEMRRKARFVKITSAGLKESHVHDVIITKEAPNYWIER